The Neodiprion lecontei isolate iyNeoLeco1 chromosome 6, iyNeoLeco1.1, whole genome shotgun sequence sequence TCCCTTAAATGCATATGCAAAGTCGATTATATTTAACTATTGTATTTGGCTTAAAGGCTTCTGAAAGCTGGATGATACCTGGTCCAGACCAGATAAAGCAGTTGACACTGTTTAAAGAAAAGGGAACTGCCTACTTTAAAGAAGGGAAACTTGGACTTGCCACAAAATTCTACAACAAGATTATTACTGCTTTTAAAGACTCTCCCAGCAGTGatgaggaagaagaggaaactGAGGCAAAAGATCTCCGTTTGTCAGTAAACTTGAATCTTGCTTTGTGCTATCTAAAATCGAACAAAAGTATAGAAGCCAGAGATGCCTGCACAGAAGCTTTAGCGATTAATCCAAATAATGAAAAGGCACTGTTTAGAAGAGGTCAAGCAAACATTTTACTTGCTGCTCCTGAACTTGCACTGAAAGACTTTGAAGAAGTTCTGAAAATCAATCCAAAGAACACAGCTGCTGCCAATCAAATAATAGCATGTAAGAAACTGCACAAAGAACAACTAGCCagggagaagaaaatttatgcaaatatGTTTGACAAGTTTGCTCTGCAGGACAAGCAGGTTAGTAAGAAATTACGTGCAGGCATTACAGCTGTTTCTTCCTAAAGCGTCgtacatgaaatttttatggtGAAGGCAGGCAATAACATTCAAAACCTGAAAGAATAGCACCTTACTTTTGACCTTAAACTGTTAGTAATGTTACAGAAGGAAGAAGAGAAGCTGCGCGGGCAACCAGACGTGATGCGTGGCGTTCTAGGAGAGTGGGGGCAAGAAGAAAGACCTGGTGGTAGGGACGCCACAGCGtttgagaaagaaaatccAAATATTCTCATGCTTAATGCGAATGGTACcggtgaatttaaaaatatgtgaaatgaTCTACTTGTCaatgaatctttttttacgACACCGCTGGTATTGGTGCAATGAATTTTTAGATCACAGTGAGACAAAATTCACCTTAATACCACACTCAGGCAAATTTCATAGCCATTTGTGACAAAAATGACGGTTCTGAATTCCTGTAAGTTGAGTCTGATTATTACGCACGGGTGTGATGTGAATGTTGTTGTTTTAATGAACAATGAACGTCTTTCACCTTCAtaaagcagatgaaaaattattttcaccatgGCAGTGGTGATCCTAATTTCTagctaaatttttattctaaatCTTATGATAGTCTCAGGTTATACTGTGATACTTTTAACTCTTGAAatgttataataaatttttagtaCCGTCTGTATTAAAATCTTGAAGATCTATAAAATAATTGAGCCCAATATTATATTTGTACAAGAATTACATCAGCTGTGAATCACCACTGCAATTATGACGATGAGTTATTGTTACAATGgtttcattgaaatatttattctattGAATTGTGCTGAATCAATATATTGACTGCCATAAACATTTCATTAtcttatatacatgtaaatttAACGTTTATGTATAGATTTTTAGTAACTATCAgctaattattatattatatcacCTAGCCTGAATGTGTTTAGcctatttttgttatttaaagGCTTGAACCTGACTTAAATTCATCAAAGACTatgagaattaaaattcaaatgattatttgtaaatttcgtACTGTATTCCCCATGTGTCGACtttaatattcatttacaaGAGACTCAAACAAAGGATCATCTTTATCTGGTTGCCCACTGCTCAATTTTACGTATTCCAATTCTACATGTATCATTCTTATGCTGAACATATGAATTAATTGCAtttagtgaaaaataattgattggtTGATTATATTTCTTTGGCACATATATAAACACAATTGCTGTACTTGTAAACATTATAAGTATCATTCACTTTCTTAATAATtccatattttcattattgattgatgtatttttcaaacaaattttaaataaagtCTAGCTAGAAAGAACGTTTCCCCAGCTATTTGCCCTTCATTACatattacatacctatatgtacCTTACATATTTTACTCGTCTTCCGATCTGTCTCACAGGAATTATTACATTTGCTTGGTTCGTGCAAGCTATACTTTCTGCAGTTTCACAATATACTCACACGAAGATGTGAAAAGTATAGAAAGTGTAGCTAGCACGACAAACCCACTGACGTTGCGGGCCATTTCACACTTCGAAACATATTCGAGACGTGCGGATAAGCCATTCTTCCATTCGCCAATCTATCGAATCGTGTTTGCTCGTGTTGAGGTTATGTGCGAACTCGTGCATAGTATCAGAATAACCGACAGAATCTGGATTTATTGTAAACTTTTTACGAACACTCAAGAGTAACTAATTTCGAAGTATGATTGTCAAAATGGGTCGACTTAAAGGTGAGTGAAATACTGAATTTATGACAATAGTGTGAAACTATCGTTTCCAGGTTATGATTTCTAACCTCATCTGGAAAATAATAGTAAAGCGTGCTCAATCCACTAAAATGTCTTAGCAGAAATCTGACTCCTTGTATTTTATGCAGATGATTTTCTGGGTGGTGATGAGAGTAACAGCGATGACAGTGACAGTAGCTTCAGCGATATGGATGATAGCAGCGACAACAGTGGGTTTGATCTCGACGATTCCGATTCAAACGATGAAGCAAATGATGCAGGACCAAGTGCATCTGTTAATATACCGGGTAAAGGAAATACATATAACGAATGGaatattttgcaatatttatcTAAAACAGAAGAGTACAAGACTACTTCTTATAGGTGGAAGCGGAGACGTCCTGGCATTGAACGAGGAtgacgaagaagatgaagTTGTCAAAGCTATATTAAGATCTAGACAGCCAAATAAagatcatcctccagacataAGGCTGGAGGATTTCATTGCTGACATATCTTTTCATCCTGCAAACAACTTGATAGCATTAGCTTGCATGTCGGGTGATGTACTTCTGTTCGTAATTTACTTCAATACTTACAAATTTTGAGATTCTTAGCAGGAAAAAGTTTAAGTTTTATCACTTCATTGGCACATTTAAACTTACGACTTTATTTCTGATTTGTAGGTATAGATATACTAACGAAGCTACTGATTTAGTCTCTACATTGGAATTACATATAAAGGCTTGCCGCGATGTTGAGTTCAGTGAGGATGGTAAAATTCTCCTGTCTACTGCAAAAGATAAATCTATCCTCCTCACAGATGTAGAAACTGAAAATCTTACCAGGCTTTACGAAAATAGCCACGAGTACGTTGATTAGAAACTTTTTACTTTAGTTATTCATTTGTAActgtaaatattgtatatcACAGGATTCTAATAATAGAGTTCAATTGTATTCTAGGGATCCCGTGTCCACATTGACTGTAATTGATGAGAATCTATTTGCCACTGGTGATGATAATGGGACAGTAAAATGTAgacataattatttattcattttaatgAAACTTAGCATGTTTTTTTGTACTTATCAAATTTGCTTATTTACCTAACCCGATTTTCAAGTATGGGATATGAGGCAAAAAGGGGATTTGCCATTATTTTCCTTAAAGGAAATGGAAGATTACGTCAGCGCCATGGTTACAACTAGCGAAAAAAAGTATCTTGCTTGTGCTAGCGGAGATGGTTCCCTGACGACACTGAATATGACTGCTAGGAGAATGCATGTTCAGGTACAGAAAATGTTTCAGTTCATTACAAATTTATCTAAAATTGCTGTTTGAATTAACatctattttataataaagtaaaataacgCATTACAATGCTTTTGATTCTAGTCCGAAGAGTATGAGCAGGAGCTAACATGTCTTGGTCTGTTTAAATCAGAGACTAAGTTGCTGGCTGGCGACAGTAAAGGCAGAATGTATGTATTCAAGTGGGGTGAGTTTGGACTGCACTCAGACGAGTTTCCTAGCGTGACTAAAAAGTCAATGAACTGCATGGTTCCCTTAACTGAAAACATTGTTGTCACTGCTGGTGAAGATGGCATACTCAGGTTAGTAAGATTGAAAAGTAAACATAATtccagaattgaaaaaatgaagatggatacttacaattattataaacataaGGAATCTACTGATTATGCAATTAATGCAATAGACGTTACATTATTTAATGTTCAATTACTAGAGCGACGAATTTGTTTCCTTATCATCATTTGGGAATTGTCGGACAACACAGTATGTCTGTGGAGGGAACAGAT is a genomic window containing:
- the LOC107219968 gene encoding WD repeat-containing protein 55 homolog — protein: MIVKMGRLKDDFLGGDESNSDDSDSSFSDMDDSSDNSGFDLDDSDSNDEANDAGPSASVNIPGGSGDVLALNEDDEEDEVVKAILRSRQPNKDHPPDIRLEDFIADISFHPANNLIALACMSGDVLLYRYTNEATDLVSTLELHIKACRDVEFSEDGKILLSTAKDKSILLTDVETENLTRLYENSHEDPVSTLTVIDENLFATGDDNGTVKLWDMRQKGDLPLFSLKEMEDYVSAMVTTSEKKYLACASGDGSLTTLNMTARRMHVQSEEYEQELTCLGLFKSETKLLAGDSKGRMYVFKWGEFGLHSDEFPSVTKKSMNCMVPLTENIVVTAGEDGILRATNLFPYHHLGIVGQHSMSVEGTDISNDGTLIASTSYDNDVKFWNVEYFETLNNEVSKKGSGKKQLKHNLPSSKVNNASDFFSGLC